One genomic region from Gemmatimonadota bacterium encodes:
- a CDS encoding zinc-binding dehydrogenase, which produces MKRAVILGKEQGGIVEAAVPEPKENWVLIKIHAAPLCNEFKGFSAGNPESFLGHEASGEVVEVAQPCRVKAGDRVVVMPGYPCGGCALCRSGDYIHCQNSVDFEEFTGSAEGSATVAQYMLKPDWLLTPIPEGMPYEHGAMACCGLGPTYGALDRLKVRGGETVLITGMGPVGLGGVICAGHVGAEVLAVESHPYRTAKAKELGASHVIDPRDEHAMERIRDLTAGIGVDKAIDCSGSPAAHRLCIDALRRRGSLAFVGESGEDTRLVVSPDMLRKGIELLGSWHYNMKGAHDIMGIIARNSKKLDRFITHLFPIEEIQRAWEKQATGECAKVVIHPWS; this is translated from the coding sequence ATGAAAAGAGCGGTAATACTCGGCAAAGAACAGGGCGGAATCGTGGAAGCCGCAGTCCCCGAACCGAAGGAAAACTGGGTACTGATCAAGATTCATGCGGCGCCGCTCTGCAATGAGTTCAAGGGATTTTCGGCAGGCAACCCGGAGAGCTTCCTTGGTCACGAAGCGTCCGGCGAGGTGGTCGAGGTCGCGCAGCCCTGCCGGGTGAAAGCAGGAGACCGGGTTGTGGTCATGCCCGGGTATCCCTGCGGCGGTTGCGCGCTTTGCCGGTCCGGGGATTACATACATTGTCAAAACTCCGTGGACTTTGAGGAATTTACCGGTTCGGCCGAAGGCAGTGCGACCGTGGCGCAGTACATGCTCAAACCGGACTGGCTGCTGACGCCCATTCCCGAGGGCATGCCCTATGAGCACGGCGCCATGGCCTGCTGTGGACTGGGACCGACCTACGGCGCGCTGGACCGCCTCAAGGTGCGAGGCGGAGAGACCGTCTTGATAACCGGCATGGGACCGGTAGGCCTGGGCGGGGTGATCTGCGCAGGCCACGTGGGCGCCGAGGTCCTCGCCGTGGAATCCCATCCGTACAGGACGGCGAAAGCGAAGGAACTGGGCGCTTCACATGTCATCGACCCCCGGGACGAACACGCGATGGAACGCATACGCGATCTGACCGCCGGTATTGGCGTGGACAAGGCAATCGACTGTTCCGGTTCACCGGCCGCGCACAGGCTTTGTATCGACGCCCTGCGCAGGAGAGGAAGCCTCGCCTTCGTCGGCGAGAGCGGCGAAGACACGCGGCTGGTTGTCAGTCCCGATATGCTCCGCAAGGGGATCGAGCTCCTGGGGTCCTGGCATTACAACATGAAGGGCGCGCACGACATCATGGGCATTATCGCTCGAAATTCAAAGAAACTGGATCGTTTCATCACCCACCTGTTTCCCATAGAGGAGATACAGCGCGCATGGGAGAAGCAGGCAACCGGCGAATGCGCAAAGGTCGTCATTCACCCCTGGTCCTGA
- a CDS encoding dihydrodipicolinate synthase family protein: MNEVMPPSVRKALRRGVVIPAHPLAVTAERQLDERRQRALSRYYIAAGAGGLAVGVHTTQFEIRDPAYGLYEPVLGLAADVMDREAPSDFIRIAGICGRTAQAVTEAETARSLGYHVGLLSLTAMKGATDDELISHCRAVADIIPVMGFYLQPAVGGLLLSYGFWRRFVELEGVVAIKIAAFNRYHTLDVIRALAESGRHEDVTLYTGNDDNIVMDLLTEHVFQCGDSRRSVRFKGGLLGHWAVWTRKAVEMLNACHAASATGEPVPQHLLTRAIEVTDCNAAFFDPAHDFAGCIPGVHEVLRRQGLLEGTWCLNPDETLSPGQFAEIDRVYRAYPDLNDDQFVAEHLHAWLR; this comes from the coding sequence ATGAATGAGGTTATGCCGCCGTCCGTCAGAAAAGCCCTGCGGCGGGGCGTGGTGATCCCCGCCCATCCCCTGGCGGTCACGGCGGAGCGGCAGTTGGATGAGCGCCGCCAACGAGCCCTTTCGCGCTACTACATCGCGGCCGGCGCCGGTGGACTTGCCGTGGGCGTTCACACGACGCAGTTTGAAATCCGGGATCCGGCGTACGGGCTCTACGAACCGGTGCTCGGATTGGCCGCGGATGTCATGGATCGGGAGGCGCCGTCGGACTTCATCCGAATCGCCGGGATCTGCGGCCGGACCGCGCAGGCGGTCACAGAGGCGGAGACGGCCCGATCCCTCGGCTACCATGTGGGCCTGCTCAGTCTGACCGCCATGAAGGGCGCGACAGACGACGAACTCATCTCGCACTGCCGGGCCGTGGCGGATATCATCCCCGTCATGGGTTTCTACCTGCAGCCCGCCGTCGGCGGACTCCTGCTGAGTTACGGATTCTGGCGACGGTTCGTCGAGCTGGAAGGCGTCGTAGCCATCAAGATCGCGGCGTTCAACCGGTACCACACGTTGGACGTCATACGGGCGCTGGCCGAATCGGGCAGGCACGAAGATGTTACGCTCTATACCGGCAACGACGACAACATCGTCATGGATCTCCTGACGGAGCACGTGTTTCAGTGCGGCGATTCGCGCAGGTCGGTTCGCTTCAAAGGCGGGCTGCTGGGCCACTGGGCGGTCTGGACGAGAAAAGCGGTGGAGATGCTGAACGCGTGTCATGCCGCTTCGGCCACCGGTGAGCCCGTGCCTCAGCACCTTTTGACGCGCGCCATCGAAGTCACGGACTGCAACGCGGCTTTCTTCGATCCGGCCCACGATTTTGCCGGATGTATCCCGGGCGTCCACGAGGTGCTGCGCCGACAGGGACTGCTCGAGGGTACCTGGTGTCTCAATCCGGACGAGACCCTTTCGCCCGGCCAATTCGCGGAAATAGACCGGGTATACCGCGCTTACCCCGATCTTAACGACGATCAGTTCGTCGCCGAACATCTGCACGCGTGGTTGAGATGA
- a CDS encoding NAD-dependent epimerase/dehydratase family protein, with product MPDLITSEEMLVDRMTTPSQPVVQAVSELDGDVLILGVGGKMGPTLAELLVRAGARRVIGVSRFSDTRVRTHLESVGVETIRADLLDESDLEHLPDAPNVLFLAGFKFGATGNAPATWAMNAWLPGRIMQRYARSRVIYVSSGNVYAYTRITAGGADEDGETEPVGEYAQSRLGGERIAEHLCLEQGTPLLIVRLFYATELRYGIIHDLGRKVQAGAPINLSMGHVNQIWQGDANSYLARMFRLCSSPATILNMTGPDVLSVRELAASLGRRLDREPRLEGKESDTALLGNAASLFDKLGRPEIAVDQLVDWVAHWIRIGGRSLDKPTGYESRTGSF from the coding sequence ATGCCTGATCTGATTACGAGCGAGGAAATGCTCGTCGACCGCATGACGACTCCGTCGCAACCGGTTGTCCAGGCCGTATCGGAACTGGACGGCGATGTGCTGATCCTGGGCGTTGGCGGGAAGATGGGACCGACCCTCGCAGAACTCCTGGTTCGCGCCGGAGCCCGGCGCGTGATCGGGGTGTCCCGATTCAGTGACACGCGGGTCAGGACGCACCTCGAAAGCGTGGGGGTGGAAACCATCCGGGCGGACCTGCTCGACGAATCGGACCTGGAGCATCTGCCGGATGCGCCCAATGTCCTCTTTCTCGCAGGGTTCAAGTTTGGCGCCACGGGCAACGCCCCGGCGACCTGGGCTATGAACGCGTGGCTGCCCGGCCGGATCATGCAGCGCTATGCCCGGTCGCGCGTAATCTACGTCAGTTCCGGAAACGTTTACGCCTATACGCGGATCACGGCCGGCGGCGCCGACGAGGACGGCGAGACCGAACCGGTGGGCGAGTATGCCCAATCGCGTCTCGGCGGGGAACGCATCGCCGAACACCTGTGTCTCGAACAGGGTACTCCGCTGCTCATCGTCCGGCTGTTTTACGCGACGGAGTTGCGGTATGGCATCATTCACGATCTGGGCAGAAAGGTTCAGGCCGGCGCTCCGATCAATCTTTCCATGGGACACGTGAACCAGATCTGGCAGGGAGACGCGAACAGCTACCTGGCGCGCATGTTTCGCCTCTGCAGCAGTCCCGCCACGATCCTGAACATGACGGGACCCGACGTGCTTTCCGTCCGGGAACTGGCTGCTTCGCTGGGCCGAAGGCTGGACCGGGAGCCTCGTCTGGAAGGCAAGGAAAGCGACACAGCCCTGCTGGGTAACGCCGCCAGTTTGTTTGACAAGCTGGGCAGACCGGAAATAGCTGTTGATCAACTCGTGGACTGGGTAGCCCACTGGATCCGAATCGGGGGACGCAGCCTGGACAAGCCCACGGGATACGAATCGCGCACCGGGAGCTTCTGA
- a CDS encoding transglutaminase-like domain-containing protein — MSRLYHNESGRVIPSLCEELTRYRRVRAILDLPTTESEGILFVLARPHRTGDNPLNLTINGVRLQAIHPKSDLHYRWYEQSLKAEHLREGDNTVELWTEDSAMTGWSLALEAGGAPSRCALTDDGGAHWRSNRMGYLNAVQGNYCVRIRLREGRDDPAPDMTWESADHPRAQSLRDLIPRRIGNGVDRLTQVRELSSWLASSWEHSGSRRATVYAPWDAETILAWGAGQRGHNDEQPITMCVHYAVAFVSACQVLRIPARCAVLMGTPNGYDGHFVAEVWFEEYQKWVMVDPNTDAILLRNGQPLSIEEIQELGDGLEPYVEWGRGTRYQRTFSHMRHFIRSNLLRGVCFRHRSVWPRTDFLSRPEHSPPGHGSVSYCETDLVWKESDLESGFGMFRFFAPADYFTAPPGRAAYA; from the coding sequence ATGAGCAGACTCTACCACAACGAATCCGGGCGGGTTATACCTTCGCTATGCGAGGAACTCACACGGTACAGGCGGGTCCGCGCAATCCTGGACCTTCCGACAACCGAATCCGAAGGGATCCTGTTCGTGCTGGCCCGGCCCCATCGGACCGGCGACAATCCACTGAATTTAACCATCAACGGGGTTCGCCTGCAGGCCATCCATCCCAAATCCGATCTCCATTACCGCTGGTATGAACAGTCCTTAAAGGCCGAACACCTGCGCGAAGGGGACAACACGGTGGAACTGTGGACCGAAGACAGCGCGATGACGGGATGGTCGCTCGCGCTGGAGGCCGGCGGCGCCCCATCGCGCTGTGCGCTGACCGACGATGGAGGTGCGCACTGGCGCTCGAACCGCATGGGATACCTGAATGCGGTGCAGGGGAACTACTGCGTCCGCATCCGGCTGCGGGAAGGGCGGGACGACCCGGCGCCGGACATGACTTGGGAATCTGCCGATCATCCCAGGGCACAGTCGCTTCGCGATCTCATTCCCCGCCGGATAGGGAACGGCGTCGATCGGCTTACCCAGGTGCGCGAGCTGTCTTCCTGGCTGGCTTCGAGCTGGGAGCATTCGGGGTCCCGCCGTGCCACGGTATACGCGCCGTGGGACGCGGAGACCATACTCGCATGGGGCGCCGGCCAGCGCGGTCACAACGACGAACAGCCCATCACCATGTGCGTGCACTACGCCGTAGCCTTCGTCAGCGCCTGCCAGGTACTGCGTATTCCGGCGCGCTGCGCGGTTCTGATGGGCACGCCGAACGGATACGACGGCCATTTCGTGGCGGAGGTATGGTTCGAGGAATACCAGAAATGGGTGATGGTCGATCCGAATACCGACGCAATCCTGCTTCGCAACGGGCAGCCCCTTTCTATCGAGGAGATTCAGGAACTGGGAGACGGACTGGAACCCTATGTCGAATGGGGAAGAGGCACGCGGTACCAACGGACCTTTTCCCACATGCGGCACTTCATACGGAGTAACCTGCTGCGTGGCGTGTGTTTCCGACACAGGAGCGTCTGGCCGCGGACCGACTTCCTGTCCCGTCCCGAACATTCGCCGCCGGGCCACGGTTCCGTGTCCTACTGCGAGACCGATCTCGTGTGGAAGGAATCGGACCTGGAATCCGGTTTCGGGATGTTCCGGTTCTTCGCTCCGGCAGACTATTTTACCGCTCCGCCCGGCAGGGCCGCCTATGCCTGA
- a CDS encoding mandelate racemase/muconate lactonizing protein produces the protein MKITRVEAIPIEVPLKQGLTTKTAHGEHIVSPYVILRIHTDEGLAGLGEATVAPRWSGETSASCTTAIRDLVDPALKGEDPVEVNRLCGIMDEVIKLNPFTKAAVEMALWDLAGKRAGVPLYQLLGGKVRREIPMKMVVGAFDVPTSVALAEKFLQWGVQCLKVKVGLDPDEDLERVRAIRALAGPDIRIGIDANCGWPPAVARRMLRLLEPLDILFAEQPSAPQFDDEAALIRTGTTIPLMADESVFTLFDAMQTALLRSADIISVYPGKNGGIGQTLGISSVARAAGMRCHMGSNLELGIGTAAMLHVAASVEAIDSETYPGDLLGPLYHEGDMIETPLELGPVTAKVPDGPGLGVKLDEAQVERWKDA, from the coding sequence ATGAAGATAACCCGGGTGGAAGCCATCCCGATCGAAGTGCCGCTGAAGCAAGGCCTGACCACGAAAACCGCCCATGGCGAACACATCGTCTCTCCTTATGTCATCCTCCGGATCCACACGGACGAGGGATTGGCCGGGCTGGGCGAGGCCACGGTCGCGCCGCGCTGGAGCGGGGAAACATCCGCCTCTTGTACGACAGCGATCCGGGACCTGGTGGACCCCGCGCTCAAAGGTGAGGATCCGGTGGAAGTGAACCGGCTCTGCGGGATCATGGACGAGGTTATCAAGCTGAATCCCTTTACGAAGGCGGCCGTGGAGATGGCGTTGTGGGACCTGGCGGGAAAGCGCGCCGGCGTGCCGCTCTACCAACTGCTGGGCGGCAAGGTCCGGCGGGAGATTCCCATGAAGATGGTGGTCGGCGCCTTCGACGTGCCGACTTCCGTTGCCCTGGCGGAAAAGTTCCTGCAGTGGGGCGTGCAATGCCTCAAGGTCAAGGTCGGACTGGACCCCGACGAGGACCTCGAACGCGTACGCGCAATACGCGCGCTCGCCGGCCCCGACATCAGGATCGGCATCGACGCGAACTGTGGATGGCCGCCGGCCGTCGCGCGCCGCATGCTGCGTCTTCTCGAACCGCTGGATATCCTGTTCGCGGAACAGCCATCCGCACCGCAGTTCGACGATGAAGCGGCCCTGATCCGAACGGGCACCACCATCCCCCTCATGGCCGACGAGAGCGTCTTCACGCTGTTCGATGCCATGCAGACGGCCTTGCTCAGGTCCGCGGATATCATCAGCGTGTATCCGGGGAAGAACGGGGGTATCGGCCAGACGCTGGGTATCTCGTCCGTGGCCAGGGCGGCGGGCATGCGGTGTCACATGGGAAGCAATCTCGAACTGGGGATCGGCACGGCGGCCATGCTCCACGTGGCCGCCAGCGTGGAAGCCATCGACAGCGAGACCTATCCTGGAGACCTGCTCGGCCCGCTGTACCACGAAGGCGATATGATCGAGACGCCGCTGGAACTCGGGCCTGTCACCGCGAAGGTGCCCGATGGTCCGGGTCTCGGCGTCAAACTGGATGAAGCGCAGGTCGAGCGGTGGAAGGACGCGTAA
- a CDS encoding Gfo/Idh/MocA family oxidoreductase: MADDRKYRVCVVGLSGIGAGSPPVDGEHGMGHEMPNRHVPAYALLPFTEVVGVCDLKEDLLQDTLRDWSGTFPGLRGFTDYREMLEACKPDILSVVTSDHRHADIVVDGVAAGVRGIYCEKPIATSLADADRMIAAVESRNVPMTINHTRRWGAVYREVKQLLDEGAIGELKRIVLNFGGPRAILFRNGTHMIDMTCYLAGSEPAWVFAELDEGYEDYWPYQGDGGRNADLEPGCSGYIHFKNGVRALYNGSKGRECRGGYQLDGTDGWMFVHEDYYEIDTGHGIQTVAPKGPTHYYSVAAIRDLVHVMENGGATISPPRAARDTLEIILGFLASQKRGNVRIDFPLDENTV, encoded by the coding sequence ATGGCTGACGATCGTAAATACAGAGTCTGTGTGGTGGGCTTGAGCGGCATCGGGGCGGGAAGCCCCCCGGTCGACGGCGAACACGGGATGGGCCATGAAATGCCCAACCGCCACGTGCCGGCCTATGCCCTCCTGCCGTTTACCGAGGTGGTCGGTGTCTGCGACCTGAAAGAAGATCTCCTGCAGGACACCCTAAGGGATTGGTCGGGTACTTTCCCGGGTCTGCGGGGTTTCACGGACTACAGGGAGATGCTGGAAGCCTGCAAACCCGATATACTGAGCGTGGTCACATCGGACCACCGCCACGCGGACATCGTTGTGGACGGCGTCGCCGCGGGTGTTCGGGGCATATATTGCGAAAAACCGATTGCGACCTCGCTGGCGGATGCCGACCGCATGATCGCCGCGGTGGAAAGCCGGAACGTGCCCATGACCATCAACCACACCCGGCGATGGGGAGCGGTATACCGGGAAGTCAAGCAACTGCTCGATGAAGGCGCGATCGGCGAGTTGAAACGCATCGTGCTGAACTTCGGCGGCCCTCGGGCCATTCTATTCCGAAACGGCACCCACATGATCGACATGACCTGCTATCTCGCGGGATCCGAACCCGCGTGGGTTTTCGCCGAACTGGACGAAGGCTACGAAGACTACTGGCCCTACCAGGGCGACGGCGGCAGGAACGCGGACCTGGAACCGGGCTGCTCCGGCTACATCCATTTCAAGAATGGCGTGCGGGCCTTATACAACGGTTCGAAGGGCAGGGAATGCCGGGGAGGATACCAGTTGGACGGCACCGACGGATGGATGTTCGTCCACGAGGACTACTACGAGATCGATACCGGACACGGCATCCAGACCGTCGCACCGAAGGGCCCGACCCACTATTACTCCGTGGCAGCTATCCGGGACCTCGTCCACGTCATGGAAAACGGCGGCGCAACCATTTCTCCGCCCCGGGCTGCCCGGGATACCCTGGAGATCATCCTGGGGTTCCTCGCGTCGCAGAAGCGCGGGAACGTACGTATCGATTTTCCGCTGGACGAAAACACGGTATAA
- a CDS encoding hydantoinase/oxoprolinase family protein, producing the protein MSVRIAIDTGGTFTDLVLSDPDTGRLVFHKVPSTPADPSRALVEGVKGLVDRAGYASADIRFLIHGTTVATNTILQRKGARTAFITTEGFRDVLHIQRQDRPHLYNMRVRRTPALVPRSMRYELPERTLYDGSEALPVDQDRLNELIEAFGDEGIEAVGVGLLHSHIDPGHERSVGDMLRHGLPGTTVCLSSDMSREEGEYERFSTCAMNAYVQPVMSNYLKRVNDALSESSVASPLYVMKSNGGVTSAGQAADHCVHTILSGPAGGVVAGVEIGRRIDRPNLITADMGGTSFDVAMIHEGTIAFAKNAEIDGLALKAPMMDIHTIGAGGGSIAWIDSGGALRVGPRSAGAAPGPACYQTGGTEPTVTDANLVLGRLSTDSLLGGAITLDPSAARRVIEEKIAAQLQCTVEEAAEGIIRVINASMTAAIRKLTVERGYDPRLFALVPFGGAGPLHGAELARELGIRDVIIPLAPGVASAEGLVFSNLRTDRIQTHVELLDRIETEAFEEMLENLAGQAIRDLSTSTEGLKPVTTRRAGLRYSGQGYDIPIDLPDGPVDLSSLESAFHTEHERQYGFARCDQRVQLVNVWVSAELPIADDRRRPAERTASDPPAPRLIRPVYFSGNWVDTPVYSRNDLHPGQQIVGPAVIEQLDSTTLIGPAQHACIDAWEQIAITGLGAS; encoded by the coding sequence ATGAGCGTTCGCATCGCCATAGACACGGGCGGCACGTTTACCGATCTCGTCCTGTCCGATCCTGACACGGGCCGCCTGGTATTCCACAAGGTGCCGAGTACGCCGGCCGATCCGAGCCGGGCGCTGGTGGAAGGCGTCAAGGGACTCGTCGACAGGGCCGGATACGCCAGTGCGGATATCCGGTTCCTGATACACGGTACCACAGTGGCCACCAACACCATCCTGCAGCGTAAAGGCGCCCGCACCGCCTTCATTACCACCGAAGGGTTCCGGGACGTGCTCCACATTCAGCGGCAGGACCGGCCCCACCTGTATAACATGCGTGTCCGCCGGACTCCCGCCCTCGTACCCCGGTCCATGCGGTATGAGCTTCCGGAACGAACGCTGTACGACGGATCGGAAGCCCTGCCCGTCGATCAGGATCGACTGAACGAACTGATCGAAGCGTTCGGGGACGAAGGGATCGAAGCGGTCGGCGTGGGGCTGCTGCACAGCCACATCGATCCCGGGCATGAGCGGTCGGTCGGCGATATGCTTCGGCATGGGCTGCCGGGCACCACGGTTTGTCTATCTTCCGATATGAGCCGGGAGGAGGGTGAATACGAACGGTTCAGCACCTGTGCCATGAACGCCTACGTGCAGCCGGTGATGTCGAACTACCTCAAGCGGGTGAACGATGCCCTGTCCGAGTCATCCGTCGCGTCGCCGCTTTACGTCATGAAGTCCAATGGCGGAGTCACTTCTGCCGGGCAGGCCGCCGATCACTGCGTGCATACGATCCTGTCGGGGCCGGCCGGCGGCGTGGTGGCCGGTGTGGAAATCGGCCGCCGGATCGACCGGCCCAACCTGATAACGGCCGACATGGGAGGTACGAGCTTTGACGTGGCCATGATTCACGAAGGCACCATTGCCTTCGCTAAGAACGCGGAGATCGACGGTCTGGCCCTGAAGGCGCCCATGATGGACATCCACACGATCGGCGCGGGGGGAGGAAGCATCGCATGGATCGATTCGGGCGGCGCTCTGCGGGTGGGGCCGCGGTCCGCGGGAGCCGCGCCGGGCCCCGCCTGCTACCAGACCGGCGGTACAGAACCCACCGTGACGGACGCGAACCTCGTGCTGGGCCGTCTCTCGACGGACAGCCTGCTGGGTGGCGCCATCACCCTGGACCCGTCGGCCGCGCGGCGGGTGATCGAGGAGAAGATCGCCGCGCAGTTGCAGTGCACGGTGGAAGAGGCCGCCGAAGGCATAATCCGGGTCATTAACGCCTCCATGACGGCGGCCATCCGCAAGCTCACCGTGGAGCGCGGGTACGATCCCCGCCTCTTCGCCCTGGTACCCTTCGGAGGCGCGGGACCGCTTCACGGCGCCGAACTCGCCCGGGAACTGGGCATACGCGACGTGATCATACCGCTCGCTCCCGGGGTCGCCTCGGCCGAGGGCCTGGTTTTCTCGAACCTGCGGACGGACCGGATCCAGACCCACGTGGAACTGCTGGACCGGATTGAAACAGAAGCATTCGAGGAGATGCTGGAGAACCTGGCCGGGCAAGCGATAAGGGACCTCTCGACTTCGACGGAGGGCCTGAAGCCGGTCACCACCCGGCGCGCGGGACTCAGGTACTCGGGACAGGGATATGACATTCCGATCGACCTGCCAGACGGTCCCGTTGACTTGTCTTCCCTCGAATCCGCGTTTCACACCGAGCACGAAAGGCAGTACGGATTCGCCCGGTGCGACCAGCGGGTCCAACTCGTCAACGTCTGGGTCTCCGCGGAACTGCCGATAGCGGACGACCGACGCAGACCCGCGGAACGCACCGCATCGGATCCGCCCGCACCTCGCTTAATTCGCCCCGTCTACTTCAGCGGAAACTGGGTCGATACGCCCGTCTACAGCAGAAACGATTTGCACCCGGGCCAGCAAATCGTCGGTCCGGCCGTCATAGAACAACTCGATTCCACGACGCTGATCGGACCCGCGCAACACGCGTGTATCGATGCGTGGGAACAGATCGCCATCACGGGCCTGGGAGCCTCATGA
- a CDS encoding Gfo/Idh/MocA family oxidoreductase, translating into MTKSAIIGVSGGRAKGLAEAYRHVNRGRLVAVSSRRRDKLDAFGSAFAVPARYTDYREMFKQEKPDLVHVNTPPSVRLEIFEAAEETGVPGVLVEKPLAIQGEDFLAIQAFSRSARVKIAVNHQLHFHPRRSMLQQQVRDGAIGKLRFIEASAGMNLAYQGTHALQGISAFNPDAVPIDVFGQVSCSGGLQETTRHHYAPDQCTAVINYDNGLSALLRCGGLAPRVLDGPVNVHKRIAVYGNKGFLHWTMHGWESRIDGKYACGEHVYAEEDILGQAAMTEAMIDWIEDDGAIHPLNIGSALSDFGVILGIYESALNRAVVRLPSKPPPGLVEKLRSALS; encoded by the coding sequence ATGACCAAGAGCGCAATCATCGGGGTCAGCGGCGGCCGGGCAAAGGGCCTGGCGGAGGCCTATCGACACGTAAACCGCGGCCGGCTCGTCGCCGTGTCGAGCCGGCGGCGGGACAAGCTCGATGCCTTCGGATCGGCGTTCGCCGTGCCCGCGAGGTACACTGACTACCGCGAGATGTTCAAACAGGAGAAGCCGGACCTGGTCCACGTAAACACGCCGCCGTCGGTACGCCTGGAGATCTTCGAAGCGGCGGAGGAGACGGGCGTGCCGGGCGTACTGGTAGAAAAACCCCTCGCCATTCAGGGCGAGGACTTCCTGGCGATTCAGGCCTTCTCCCGGTCCGCCCGTGTGAAGATCGCCGTCAACCACCAGTTGCACTTCCATCCGCGCCGCAGCATGCTACAGCAACAGGTACGCGACGGCGCCATCGGGAAGCTACGCTTCATCGAGGCCAGCGCGGGCATGAACCTGGCCTACCAGGGTACCCACGCATTGCAGGGGATCAGCGCCTTCAACCCGGACGCAGTCCCCATCGATGTCTTCGGGCAGGTATCGTGCAGCGGGGGACTTCAGGAGACGACGAGACATCACTATGCGCCCGATCAATGTACGGCCGTCATCAACTATGACAACGGCCTGAGCGCCCTGCTTCGCTGTGGCGGACTCGCTCCGCGCGTCCTGGATGGACCCGTAAACGTCCACAAGCGGATCGCGGTGTACGGGAACAAGGGCTTTTTGCACTGGACCATGCACGGCTGGGAGTCCAGGATCGACGGCAAATACGCGTGCGGAGAACATGTCTACGCCGAGGAGGACATCCTGGGCCAGGCGGCAATGACCGAAGCCATGATCGATTGGATCGAGGATGACGGCGCCATTCATCCGCTGAACATCGGTTCGGCGCTGAGTGATTTCGGGGTGATTCTGGGGATTTACGAAAGCGCGTTGAACCGCGCGGTCGTCAGGCTGCCGTCGAAGCCGCCGCCCGGCCTGGTGGAAAAACTGCGGAGCGCGCTGTCTTAG